A single window of Mycolicibacterium aurum DNA harbors:
- a CDS encoding acyl-CoA carboxylase subunit beta, producing the protein MTSVTEPAAEHEIDIHTTAGKLADLRKRAEEALHPVGEAAVEKVHAKGKLTARERILALLDDDSFVELDALAKHRSKNFGLENNRPTGDGVVTGYGTIDGRDVCIFSQDATVFGGSLGEVYGEKIVKVQELAIKTGRPLIGINDGAGARIQEGVVSLGLYSRIFHNNIKASGVIPQISLIMGAAAGGHVYSPALTDFVIMVDQTSQMFITGPDVIKTVTGEDVTMEELGGAHTHMSKSGTVHYVASGEQDALDYVRDLLSYLPPNNYAEPPRYPAPHPGPIEENLTEEDLELDTLIPDSPNQPYDMHEVITRILDDDEFLEVQAGYAQNIIVGFGRIDGRPVGIVANQPTQFAGCLDIDASEKAARFVRTCDCFNIPIVMLVDVPGFLPGTGQEYNGIIRRGAKLLYAYGEATVAKVTVITRKAYGGAYCVMGSKDMGCDVNVAWPTAQIAVMGASGAVGFVYRNQLKEAAKNGEDVDALRLQLQQTYEDTLVNPYVAAERGYVDAVIPPSHTRGYIGTALRLLERKVVQTPPKKHGNIPL; encoded by the coding sequence ATGACCAGCGTGACTGAGCCTGCCGCCGAGCACGAGATCGACATCCACACCACCGCCGGGAAACTGGCCGACCTGCGCAAGCGCGCGGAAGAGGCGCTGCATCCGGTCGGCGAAGCGGCCGTGGAGAAGGTGCACGCCAAGGGCAAGCTGACCGCCCGCGAACGCATCCTGGCCCTGCTCGACGACGACTCGTTCGTCGAGCTCGACGCGCTGGCCAAGCACCGCTCCAAGAATTTCGGCCTGGAGAACAACCGCCCCACCGGCGACGGTGTGGTGACCGGCTACGGCACCATCGACGGCCGCGACGTCTGCATCTTCAGCCAGGACGCGACCGTGTTCGGCGGCAGCCTCGGCGAGGTCTACGGCGAGAAGATCGTCAAGGTCCAAGAACTGGCCATCAAGACCGGCCGCCCCCTGATCGGCATCAACGACGGCGCCGGGGCCCGCATCCAGGAAGGCGTGGTCTCCCTCGGCCTCTACAGCCGCATCTTCCACAACAACATCAAGGCCTCCGGCGTCATCCCGCAGATCTCACTGATCATGGGCGCCGCCGCGGGCGGGCACGTCTACTCCCCCGCCCTGACCGACTTCGTCATCATGGTCGATCAGACCAGCCAGATGTTCATCACCGGACCCGACGTCATCAAGACCGTCACCGGCGAAGACGTCACGATGGAAGAACTCGGCGGCGCCCACACCCACATGTCGAAGTCCGGCACCGTGCACTACGTCGCCTCCGGCGAGCAGGACGCCCTGGACTACGTCCGCGATCTCTTGTCCTACCTGCCGCCCAACAACTACGCCGAGCCGCCGCGCTACCCGGCGCCGCACCCCGGCCCCATCGAGGAGAACCTCACCGAGGAAGACCTCGAGCTCGACACGTTGATCCCGGACTCCCCGAACCAGCCGTACGACATGCACGAGGTCATCACCCGCATCCTCGACGACGACGAGTTCCTCGAAGTCCAGGCAGGTTACGCGCAGAACATCATCGTCGGATTCGGGCGCATCGACGGCCGCCCCGTCGGCATCGTGGCCAACCAGCCCACCCAGTTCGCCGGCTGCCTCGACATCGACGCCTCCGAGAAGGCCGCCCGGTTCGTGCGCACCTGCGACTGCTTCAACATCCCCATCGTCATGCTCGTCGACGTGCCCGGCTTCCTGCCCGGCACCGGCCAGGAATACAACGGCATCATCCGCCGGGGCGCCAAGCTGCTCTACGCCTACGGTGAGGCCACCGTCGCCAAGGTCACCGTCATCACCCGCAAGGCCTACGGCGGCGCGTACTGCGTCATGGGGTCCAAGGACATGGGCTGCGACGTCAACGTCGCCTGGCCCACCGCCCAGATCGCCGTCATGGGCGCCTCGGGCGCCGTCGGGTTCGTCTACCGCAACCAGCTCAAGGAAGCGGCCAAGAACGGCGAGGACGTCGACGCACTGCGCCTGCAGCTGCAGCAGACCTATGAGGACACTCTGGTGAACCCCTATGTCGCTGCCGAACGCGGCTACGTCGACGCGGTCATTCCGCCCTCGCACACGCGCGGCTACATCGGCACGGCGCTGCGACTGCTGGAACGCAAGGTCGTCCAGACCCCACCCAAGAAGCACGGCAACATCCCGCTCTGA
- a CDS encoding acyl-CoA carboxylase subunit epsilon has product MNHDADIVEVSDPRDMTIDNPPAPDPHFQIVKGQPSLEEIAALVTVLAGAGGGAAGEPGPQELNPWGHPIDKLRYDFTSWQRTTLLERMHMRR; this is encoded by the coding sequence ATGAACCATGACGCCGACATCGTCGAGGTCTCCGACCCGCGGGACATGACGATCGACAACCCGCCGGCACCGGACCCGCACTTCCAGATCGTCAAAGGCCAACCCAGCCTGGAAGAAATCGCCGCGCTGGTGACGGTCCTGGCCGGCGCCGGTGGCGGCGCCGCAGGCGAACCCGGCCCCCAGGAACTCAACCCGTGGGGTCATCCGATCGACAAACTGCGCTACGACTTCACCAGCTGGCAGCGCACCACCCTGCTCGAACGCATGCACATGCGGCGATGA
- a CDS encoding Maf family protein — MTRFVLGSASQGRLRVLRQAGVEPTVIVSEVDEDGLIASLDPELPPEAVVAKLANAKALSVAAQLPEDLAADCLVLGCDSMLFLDDTLRGKPGSVDEARRQWAAMAGATGYLLTGHALLRLTGGVITHTEGDTGSTAVHFGNPSERELTRYLDSGEPIGVAGAFTLDGLGGWFIDRIEGDPSNVIGVSLPLVYRLVRRTGLSITDLWQL, encoded by the coding sequence GTGACACGCTTCGTCCTGGGGTCCGCCTCACAGGGTCGGCTTCGTGTTCTGCGCCAGGCGGGCGTCGAGCCGACGGTGATCGTCTCCGAGGTCGATGAAGACGGTCTCATCGCCTCGCTGGACCCGGAGCTGCCACCGGAGGCCGTCGTGGCCAAGCTCGCCAACGCCAAGGCGCTCAGCGTCGCCGCGCAGCTGCCGGAGGACTTGGCCGCGGATTGTCTTGTGCTCGGCTGCGATTCGATGCTGTTTCTCGACGACACTCTGCGCGGAAAACCGGGATCGGTAGACGAAGCACGTCGGCAGTGGGCGGCAATGGCCGGTGCGACCGGATATCTGCTGACCGGGCATGCCCTGCTGCGGCTCACCGGCGGCGTCATCACGCATACGGAGGGCGACACCGGCAGCACGGCAGTGCATTTCGGCAACCCGTCGGAACGGGAGCTGACCCGCTACCTCGACAGCGGTGAACCCATCGGTGTTGCCGGCGCGTTCACACTCGACGGGCTGGGTGGGTGGTTCATCGACCGCATCGAGGGCGACCCGTCAAACGTGATCGGCGTGAGCCTGCCCCTCGTGTACCGACTGGTGCGCCGCACCGGCCTATCCATCACGGATCTCTGGCAGCTGTAA